A section of the Deinococcus taeanensis genome encodes:
- a CDS encoding biotin-dependent carboxyltransferase family protein, which translates to MIEVLRAGVQCTVQDAGRCVRALGVPAGGAADPVARRLGNALVGNPAGAAGLEITLGGPTLRFHAPALLSLCGAPFGATLDGEPVALGRAVAVLAGQVLRVGGTPRGLRAFLAVRGGLRGTPVFGSVSTDLRGGFGGLEGRALRSGDRLAWSVLPPVAPGRAFPSPGLWTPLGPQHVLRVVGTPELGDTLRGALLDRSFRVGSQADRMGVRLEEAVAAPVEPGRASVPNVPGMVQLPPDGRPILLLPDAGTHGGYPTPLVVITADLPRLGQLRPGDTVTFREVTLASAWAALRVQEGALRQAEWALRHAR; encoded by the coding sequence GTGATTGAGGTGCTGCGCGCCGGGGTGCAGTGCACGGTGCAGGATGCGGGGCGGTGCGTGCGGGCCCTGGGCGTGCCGGCGGGCGGTGCGGCCGACCCGGTGGCGCGGCGGCTGGGCAACGCGCTGGTCGGGAACCCGGCGGGCGCCGCGGGGCTGGAGATCACGCTGGGCGGACCGACCCTGCGCTTTCACGCGCCGGCGCTGCTGAGCCTGTGCGGCGCGCCGTTCGGGGCGACGCTGGACGGGGAGCCTGTTGCGCTGGGGCGGGCGGTGGCGGTGCTGGCCGGGCAGGTGCTGCGGGTGGGCGGCACCCCACGGGGCCTGCGGGCGTTTCTGGCGGTTCGGGGGGGCCTGCGGGGCACGCCGGTGTTCGGGAGTGTCTCTACGGACCTGCGGGGGGGCTTCGGGGGGCTGGAGGGCCGGGCGCTGCGGTCCGGGGACCGCCTGGCGTGGTCCGTCCTGCCGCCGGTGGCACCGGGCCGGGCCTTTCCGTCGCCGGGTCTGTGGACGCCGCTGGGGCCGCAGCACGTGCTGCGGGTGGTGGGCACGCCTGAGCTGGGGGACACGCTGAGAGGAGCGCTGCTGGACCGGTCGTTCCGGGTGGGGTCGCAGGCGGACCGCATGGGCGTGCGGCTGGAGGAGGCGGTGGCGGCGCCGGTTGAGCCGGGGCGGGCGAGTGTGCCGAACGTGCCGGGGATGGTGCAGTTGCCCCCGGACGGCCGGCCGATCCTGTTGCTGCCGGACGCGGGCACGCACGGGGGGTACCCGACGCCGCTGGTGGTGATCACCGCGGACCTGCCGCGGCTGGGGCAGTTGCGGCCTGGGGACACGGTGACCTTCCGGGAGGTGACGCTGGCGTCCGCGTGGGCAGCGCTGCGGGTGCAGGAGGGGGCGCTGCGGCAGGCGGAGTGGGCGCTGCGGCACGCGAGGTAA
- a CDS encoding 5-oxoprolinase subunit B family protein produces MSLPVLFTPLGDAAVRVVTPLARELQAALEARPLPGVREVVPALGQLTLLLDPLVVRPDLLEGAVRERLAVLSAQPAASGRTVVVPVTFDGPDLTWCAAHAGLSPAGLVGALCAAPLEVAFLGFTPGFAFLTGLPAALQMPRLDAPRERVPAGSVALGGPWAGVYPRATPGGWRLVGRTTMNFFDLSRAEPVPWRAGDWVRFEVSRD; encoded by the coding sequence ATGTCACTGCCGGTCCTGTTCACGCCGTTGGGCGACGCGGCGGTGCGGGTGGTGACGCCGCTGGCACGGGAACTGCAGGCGGCGCTGGAGGCGCGCCCGCTGCCGGGCGTGCGGGAGGTTGTGCCGGCGCTGGGGCAGCTGACGCTGCTGCTCGACCCGCTGGTGGTGCGCCCGGATCTGCTGGAAGGCGCGGTGCGCGAACGCCTGGCGGTCCTGAGCGCGCAGCCGGCGGCGAGCGGGCGGACAGTGGTGGTCCCGGTGACTTTCGACGGGCCGGACCTGACGTGGTGCGCCGCGCACGCGGGCCTGTCCCCTGCCGGGCTGGTGGGGGCCCTGTGCGCGGCGCCGCTGGAGGTGGCGTTTCTGGGCTTCACGCCGGGTTTCGCGTTTCTGACGGGCCTGCCGGCGGCGTTGCAGATGCCGCGCCTGGACGCCCCGCGGGAGCGGGTTCCGGCGGGCAGCGTGGCGCTGGGGGGGCCGTGGGCGGGAGTGTACCCGCGCGCCACGCCGGGCGGGTGGCGGCTGGTGGGACGCACCACCATGAATTTCTTTGACCTGTCACGCGCGGAGCCGGTGCCGTGGCGGGCGGGGGACTGGGTGCGGTTTGAGGTGAGCCGTGATTGA
- a CDS encoding nitrilase-related carbon-nitrogen hydrolase has translation MPAKAPHDQRQDRHVRAVAVQPHWHASDFTSADAFRRWMRAQLDMARPHLRADRPNLVVLTELNGLPLVLRGSSWALRLRTFERVALALFLARLPRTLPLLLRERVSPIRALQLAGSDANAALYLQTCQDLARENRVYLCCGSTPMPRYALRGGRITRARGVLTNQTVLLDPNGDLIGVTDKVHLTPDEQSGGVDLTPGDLTELRVFPTPAGDLGVAISLDAFRSDVTGRLDAQGCTVLLQPDANGAPWTSLEGLPPDPAHRRDQPVAWLESSWQVTATSSRIRYAVNPMVVGNLLNLTFDGQSAITARPDEAPVARSYVLTDPRPGFLALAPWVQDGPPDTLRATGRQLAAHSGHPRENQYLEATLHADLTVPPSATLPPAPTPHEEALRALLRGDVPWPTPGRSASWLAGAALLALSLAAWYGRRPRND, from the coding sequence ATGCCCGCGAAAGCACCCCACGACCAGCGCCAGGACCGGCACGTCCGGGCCGTGGCTGTGCAGCCCCACTGGCACGCCTCGGACTTCACCAGTGCCGACGCGTTCCGGCGCTGGATGCGCGCGCAACTGGACATGGCCCGCCCCCACCTCCGCGCTGACCGCCCGAACCTCGTGGTCCTCACCGAACTGAACGGCCTGCCGCTGGTGCTGCGCGGCAGTTCCTGGGCGCTGCGGCTACGCACCTTCGAGCGCGTCGCGCTGGCCCTGTTCCTCGCCCGCCTGCCGCGGACCCTACCGCTGCTGCTGCGCGAACGCGTAAGCCCCATCCGGGCCCTGCAACTCGCCGGCAGCGACGCGAACGCCGCCCTGTACCTGCAGACCTGCCAGGACCTGGCGCGCGAGAACCGCGTGTACCTCTGCTGCGGTTCCACCCCCATGCCCCGTTACGCACTGCGCGGCGGGCGCATCACGCGCGCCCGCGGCGTGCTCACCAACCAGACGGTGCTGCTTGACCCGAACGGCGACCTGATCGGCGTGACCGACAAGGTGCACCTCACCCCCGACGAACAGAGCGGCGGCGTGGACCTCACGCCCGGCGATCTCACCGAACTGCGGGTGTTTCCCACCCCGGCCGGGGACCTGGGCGTCGCCATCAGCCTCGACGCCTTCCGCTCCGACGTGACCGGCCGTCTGGACGCCCAGGGCTGCACCGTCCTGCTGCAACCCGACGCGAACGGCGCCCCCTGGACCAGCCTTGAAGGACTTCCCCCAGACCCCGCCCACCGGCGCGACCAGCCCGTCGCTTGGCTGGAAAGCAGCTGGCAGGTCACCGCGACCTCCAGCCGCATCCGCTACGCCGTGAACCCCATGGTGGTCGGCAACCTCCTGAACCTCACCTTCGACGGGCAGAGCGCCATCACGGCCCGCCCCGACGAGGCGCCCGTCGCGCGCAGCTACGTCCTGACCGATCCTCGCCCCGGCTTCCTGGCCCTGGCCCCCTGGGTGCAGGATGGCCCCCCCGACACGCTGCGGGCCACCGGGCGGCAACTCGCCGCCCACAGCGGTCACCCCCGCGAGAACCAGTACCTCGAGGCGACCCTTCACGCCGACCTGACCGTGCCGCCCAGCGCCACCCTTCCGCCGGCGCCCACACCACATGAGGAGGCCCTGCGCGCCCTGCTGCGCGGCGACGTGCCCTGGCCCACCCCCGGGCGAAGCGCCAGCTGGCTGGCCGGCGCCGCCCTGCTGGCACTCAGTCTTGCCGCCTGGTACGGCCGCCGCCCGCGCAACGATTGA
- a CDS encoding tRNA (cytidine(34)-2'-O)-methyltransferase: MSEAPPTAPGGSPLLHVVLFEPEKAGNVGNVARTCAVLGAELHLIRPFGFHLHDREFRRAVMDYLQGVTLHEHASWTAFQGTLGPGARVWAFSTHATALHTRAGFQRGDYLLFGPESRGLPVWLRDALPKLKLPQPGGGRSLNLSVAAGVAAFEAGRQIEGW; this comes from the coding sequence GTGAGTGAGGCGCCCCCAACCGCACCGGGCGGCTCTCCCCTGCTGCACGTGGTGCTGTTCGAACCGGAGAAGGCCGGGAACGTCGGGAACGTCGCGCGGACCTGCGCTGTGCTGGGCGCCGAACTGCACCTGATCCGTCCGTTCGGCTTCCATCTGCATGACCGGGAGTTCCGGCGGGCGGTCATGGACTACCTGCAGGGCGTGACGCTGCACGAGCACGCCAGCTGGACGGCCTTCCAGGGCACGCTCGGCCCAGGGGCGCGGGTGTGGGCGTTCAGCACGCACGCCACTGCGCTGCACACCCGCGCCGGGTTCCAGCGTGGCGACTATCTGCTGTTCGGCCCGGAATCCCGGGGCCTGCCGGTCTGGTTGCGTGACGCCCTGCCCAAACTGAAACTCCCGCAGCCCGGCGGAGGCCGCAGCCTCAATCTGTCCGTCGCGGCAGGCGTCGCAGCGTTCGAAGCGGGCCGCCAGATCGAAGGCTGGTAG
- the ispF gene encoding 2-C-methyl-D-erythritol 2,4-cyclodiphosphate synthase, giving the protein MRSWPFRVGFGEDAHRLEAGRRLVLGGVEIPDAPQGAVAHSDGDAVLHVVADALLSGLALGDIGQYFPDTAAEWRGVESRVIVARALELVRERGWVPVNVAVVVTLDRPKLGPLRAQIAQRVAALLDLPAGDVGISFKTSEGLAPTYVQTRATVLLARVNGE; this is encoded by the coding sequence GTGAGGTCTTGGCCGTTCCGGGTAGGGTTTGGAGAGGACGCGCACCGTCTGGAGGCGGGGCGGCGTCTGGTGCTGGGCGGGGTGGAGATCCCGGACGCGCCACAGGGCGCCGTGGCGCACAGTGACGGGGACGCCGTGCTGCACGTCGTGGCAGACGCATTGCTCTCAGGCCTGGCGCTGGGGGACATCGGGCAGTACTTCCCGGACACCGCCGCCGAGTGGCGGGGCGTGGAATCCCGGGTGATCGTGGCGCGGGCACTGGAACTGGTGCGGGAGCGCGGCTGGGTGCCGGTGAACGTGGCGGTGGTCGTCACGTTGGACCGCCCGAAGCTGGGGCCGCTGCGCGCCCAGATTGCGCAGCGGGTCGCGGCCCTGCTGGACCTGCCAGCCGGCGACGTGGGCATCAGTTTCAAGACGTCCGAAGGCCTGGCGCCCACGTACGTGCAGACGCGCGCCACCGTGCTGCTCGCCCGGGTGAACGGTGAGTGA
- a CDS encoding diguanylate cyclase domain-containing protein: MNHLEDDLFHLLPLPALRWPMHAPRHATSNRAYTQLFQPGALPAPALTWADGTHQTRLLSLAGERRVCRLNLRTLPNGDRILLIEDVHAYHLDPLTRLPDLKALLLDAAGTHGIATLTALRLPPLQDLRHALGDAAADATLRAAARELARAARGWHGSAFRTGPHEFTLCTPQPLHPDQLLPVQRRLTHALSAVGLRAAHLHAGLADAPHDGATPGELLVCAQRRLQQQRQQDRGGLGTRLKRFLDSDADAFTRTHRMAL; encoded by the coding sequence ATGAATCACCTTGAAGACGATCTGTTCCACCTGCTGCCTCTGCCGGCCTTGCGCTGGCCCATGCACGCGCCCCGACACGCGACCTCCAACCGCGCCTACACGCAGCTGTTTCAGCCTGGCGCGCTGCCCGCCCCGGCCCTCACGTGGGCGGACGGCACGCACCAGACGCGCCTGCTGAGCCTGGCTGGCGAACGGCGCGTGTGCCGCCTGAACCTCCGGACTCTGCCCAATGGGGACCGCATTCTGCTGATTGAGGACGTTCACGCCTACCACCTTGATCCTCTGACGCGCCTGCCTGACCTGAAGGCTCTGCTGCTTGATGCGGCCGGCACGCATGGGATCGCCACCCTGACCGCGTTGCGTCTGCCGCCTCTGCAAGACCTGCGTCACGCGCTGGGGGACGCTGCCGCGGACGCCACCCTCCGGGCTGCGGCGCGCGAACTGGCGCGCGCTGCGCGCGGCTGGCACGGCAGCGCTTTCCGTACCGGCCCGCACGAGTTCACGCTGTGCACGCCCCAGCCCCTGCACCCTGACCAGCTGTTGCCCGTGCAGCGCCGCCTGACGCACGCCCTGAGTGCCGTGGGCCTGCGCGCCGCGCACCTGCACGCGGGGCTGGCCGACGCCCCGCACGACGGCGCCACGCCCGGGGAGCTGCTGGTGTGCGCGCAGCGGCGTCTGCAGCAGCAGCGGCAGCAGGACCGCGGCGGGCTGGGCACGCGCCTGAAACGGTTTCTGGACAGCGATGCGGACGCCTTCACGCGGACGCACCGCATGGCCCTGTGA
- a CDS encoding IMPACT family protein, with the protein MADLPAPFTTLAGPHRFDAVIENSEFLAFADRAETPEEALTQLAALRARYPDATHHCWAYRIAGAYRFNDDGEPGGTAGGPILRAIEGQGVDHVMVVVVRFYGGVKLGTGGLVRAYGGTAAECVRSAPKLEVRPRVTLRVAVPFASVSGLYHLLGTWDVTRGEETYTAGGVELHVQLLPEDVPAFTDALRDATRGAAETAFE; encoded by the coding sequence GTGGCAGACCTCCCCGCGCCGTTCACCACCCTGGCCGGCCCGCACCGGTTCGACGCGGTGATCGAGAACAGCGAATTCCTGGCCTTCGCGGACCGCGCCGAGACGCCCGAAGAGGCCCTGACGCAGCTCGCCGCCCTGCGGGCGCGCTACCCGGACGCCACGCACCACTGCTGGGCGTACCGGATCGCGGGCGCGTACCGCTTCAACGATGACGGGGAGCCGGGCGGCACGGCGGGCGGCCCGATCCTGCGGGCCATCGAGGGGCAGGGCGTGGATCATGTGATGGTGGTCGTGGTGCGCTTCTACGGCGGCGTGAAGCTCGGCACGGGCGGCCTGGTGCGCGCGTACGGCGGGACGGCCGCCGAGTGCGTGCGCAGCGCCCCGAAACTGGAGGTGCGGCCGCGCGTAACCCTGCGGGTGGCGGTGCCCTTCGCATCGGTGAGTGGCCTGTACCATCTGCTGGGCACCTGGGATGTCACGCGCGGTGAGGAGACCTACACGGCAGGCGGCGTGGAACTGCACGTGCAGCTGCTCCCGGAGGACGTGCCGGCGTTCACGGACGCCCTGCGGGACGCGACACGCGGCGCAGCGGAGACGGCCTTTGAGTAA
- a CDS encoding NUDIX domain-containing protein codes for MTDHPNWAALTEDEVQPWETLESRRLVSGFRTVFEDRVRLPGGVETTYQYRPRGPRAVFVLPVTAGGEAVLIRQYRYPLRATVTEVVAGGVERGEDLLGAAQRELLEEVGGEAAEWVALPGFYPQPSISGVVFYPFVALGVTLGDTHHEDTETIERVVLPLHEAYRRLEAGEILDGPSSLTLWHARALLAGRGLL; via the coding sequence ATGACCGACCACCCGAACTGGGCCGCGCTGACCGAGGATGAAGTTCAGCCGTGGGAGACGCTGGAGTCACGGCGGCTGGTGTCAGGCTTCCGGACGGTGTTTGAGGACCGGGTGCGTCTGCCGGGCGGGGTGGAGACCACGTACCAGTACCGGCCGCGGGGGCCCCGGGCGGTGTTCGTGCTGCCGGTCACGGCGGGTGGGGAGGCGGTGCTGATCCGGCAGTACCGCTACCCGCTGCGCGCCACGGTGACGGAGGTTGTGGCGGGCGGGGTGGAGCGCGGCGAGGACCTTCTGGGTGCGGCGCAGCGGGAACTGCTGGAGGAGGTGGGCGGCGAGGCGGCCGAGTGGGTGGCGCTGCCGGGCTTCTACCCGCAGCCGAGCATCAGCGGGGTGGTGTTCTACCCGTTCGTGGCGCTGGGCGTCACCCTGGGCGACACGCATCACGAGGACACCGAGACGATCGAGCGGGTGGTGCTTCCCCTGCACGAAGCGTACCGACGGCTGGAGGCCGGGGAGATCCTGGACGGGCCGAGCAGCCTGACGCTGTGGCACGCGCGGGCCCTGCTCGCAGGGCGGGGACTGCTCTGA
- a CDS encoding DUF4403 family protein: MTAQAAPSTLTVPVTVPLAGVQVAANARVPKAFAQLDEERSFLGGLLSVHLSGTVTRTGAVRVAAAPDGSGLLLSVPIRAAFRAEPTGLGSALARDFGGEATVTLTVTPTVTPDWNAGVKVRGEYAWTDPLSVELAQGVRVSVQSLVDAQVRAQLDALAAQVEQAVRNGAQLRERAGTLWARAQQPWTLPLPDPAYARAVPVNLSVTPFRFTPDALKITLGAQVTLDAGLGHAPAVTPRALPALRTDAALTPGLDLSVPVRLPYPELSRAAAREAAQRTLTLPVPTAPTLRVTGVTLTPAGAALNAAVQVQVNGPLGLKLTAVTDVRGTPTLDEAGQVLTLRNVTVTTRRQGVTGRVLAWLADRRAQAYVQQAARFDLRPGLARARAQLQERLPFTPAPGVTLGGQVRDLRVTGVQVTPQGLVVTGHLTGSAQATVNVDR; this comes from the coding sequence ATGACTGCCCAGGCTGCGCCGTCCACGTTGACCGTTCCGGTGACGGTGCCGCTGGCGGGCGTGCAGGTCGCAGCGAACGCGCGCGTACCGAAGGCATTTGCGCAGCTGGATGAAGAGCGGTCATTTCTGGGGGGGCTGCTGAGCGTGCACCTGAGCGGTACGGTCACCCGGACCGGGGCGGTGCGGGTGGCGGCCGCGCCAGACGGCTCGGGGCTGCTGCTGAGCGTGCCGATCCGCGCAGCGTTCCGGGCGGAACCGACCGGGCTGGGCTCGGCGCTGGCGCGGGATTTTGGCGGGGAGGCGACCGTGACTCTCACGGTCACGCCCACCGTGACGCCGGACTGGAATGCAGGCGTGAAGGTGCGGGGAGAGTACGCGTGGACGGATCCCCTGAGTGTCGAGCTGGCGCAGGGGGTGCGGGTGAGTGTGCAGTCGCTGGTGGACGCCCAGGTCCGCGCGCAGCTGGACGCCCTGGCGGCGCAGGTGGAGCAGGCGGTGCGGAACGGCGCGCAGCTGCGCGAGCGGGCGGGCACGCTGTGGGCGCGGGCGCAGCAGCCCTGGACCCTGCCGCTGCCGGACCCGGCGTACGCGCGGGCGGTGCCGGTGAACCTGAGTGTCACGCCGTTCCGGTTCACGCCGGACGCGCTCAAGATCACGCTGGGCGCGCAGGTGACGCTGGACGCGGGTCTGGGGCACGCGCCGGCCGTGACGCCGCGCGCCCTGCCGGCACTGCGCACGGACGCCGCCCTGACGCCAGGACTGGACCTGAGCGTGCCGGTGCGTCTGCCCTACCCGGAGCTGTCACGGGCTGCGGCGCGTGAGGCGGCCCAGCGGACCCTGACGCTGCCGGTCCCGACCGCCCCGACCCTGCGCGTCACGGGCGTGACCCTGACCCCCGCGGGCGCCGCGCTGAACGCCGCCGTGCAGGTCCAGGTGAACGGACCGCTGGGCCTGAAGCTCACGGCAGTCACGGACGTGCGCGGCACGCCCACACTGGACGAGGCGGGGCAGGTGCTGACCCTGCGGAACGTGACCGTGACCACGCGCCGGCAGGGTGTGACCGGCCGGGTGCTGGCGTGGCTGGCCGACCGGCGGGCGCAGGCGTACGTGCAGCAGGCGGCGCGCTTTGACCTGCGGCCCGGTCTGGCGCGGGCGCGGGCGCAGCTTCAGGAGCGCCTGCCGTTCACGCCGGCGCCGGGCGTCACGCTGGGCGGGCAGGTGCGGGACCTGCGGGTCACGGGCGTGCAGGTCACCCCGCAGGGTCTGGTGGTGACCGGGCACCTGACGGGTTCGGCGCAGGCCACCGTGAACGTGGACCGCTGA
- a CDS encoding secondary thiamine-phosphate synthase enzyme YjbQ, whose amino-acid sequence MWAQRTLTLPAARRGFHLITREVQTAMPDLTRVRAGLLHVFIQHTSASLTLTENASPDVRRDFERYFNHAVPDGWPAFEHTLEGADDMPAHIKASVLGPSLTLPVQAGRLALGTWQGIYLCEHRDHGGPRRLLLTLTGEAQGR is encoded by the coding sequence ATGTGGGCACAGCGCACCCTGACCCTTCCCGCCGCCCGGCGCGGCTTTCACCTGATCACCCGCGAGGTCCAGACCGCCATGCCCGACCTCACCCGGGTGCGCGCCGGACTTCTGCACGTGTTCATTCAGCACACCAGTGCCAGCCTCACCCTGACCGAGAACGCCAGCCCCGACGTGCGGCGCGACTTCGAGCGGTACTTCAACCACGCCGTACCCGACGGCTGGCCTGCCTTCGAGCACACCCTCGAAGGCGCCGATGACATGCCGGCGCACATCAAGGCCAGCGTCCTGGGCCCCAGTCTCACCCTGCCCGTCCAGGCCGGCCGGCTCGCGCTGGGCACCTGGCAGGGCATCTACCTGTGCGAGCACCGTGATCACGGCGGCCCCCGGCGCCTGCTGCTCACCCTGACCGGGGAGGCACAGGGCCGCTGA
- a CDS encoding adenylosuccinate synthase, which produces MPGIAIVGAQWGDEGKGKITDFLAPEAEFVVRYQGGANAGHTVTAKGQTFKLNLLPSGVLHDGTVSVLGDGMVIDADKFMEERRNLIAGGLNPDLRISDRAHLVLPHHKYVDGRKDFVGTTGRGIGPAYADRARRVGIRFGDLLSDEVLAERVERLLEAKPNSTRDAGWTSVQGAMDALAPTREALAPFIQDTGAQLRDAIREGRNVLFEGAQATLLDLNYGTYPFVTSSHPTVGGILVGAGVNHKAIHKVYGVAKAFNTRVGHGPFVTEVHDEAGILRLRGDGSKPWDEFGTTTGRPRRVGWLDLALLKYAVDVNGLDGLVINKMDILAGLDDLPVCVAYDADGQPVWKRMKGWATTDGATSRETLAREAQAYLDLIEETVGCPVVIFSAGPAREQTYGQVSWT; this is translated from the coding sequence ATGCCTGGAATCGCAATTGTGGGAGCCCAGTGGGGCGACGAGGGCAAGGGGAAGATCACGGACTTCCTCGCGCCGGAAGCAGAGTTCGTGGTGCGTTACCAGGGCGGCGCGAACGCCGGACATACCGTCACCGCCAAAGGACAGACCTTCAAGCTGAACCTGCTGCCCAGCGGCGTGCTGCATGACGGCACGGTCAGCGTGCTCGGGGACGGCATGGTCATTGACGCGGACAAGTTCATGGAGGAACGTCGCAACCTGATTGCCGGCGGCCTGAACCCGGACCTGCGCATCAGTGACCGCGCGCACCTGGTGCTGCCGCATCACAAGTACGTGGACGGCCGCAAGGACTTTGTGGGCACAACCGGGCGCGGCATCGGTCCGGCCTACGCGGACCGCGCCCGGCGCGTGGGCATCCGCTTCGGGGACCTGCTGAGTGACGAGGTGCTGGCCGAACGGGTCGAGCGGCTGCTTGAAGCGAAGCCGAACAGCACCCGTGACGCCGGGTGGACCAGCGTGCAGGGCGCGATGGACGCCCTGGCCCCCACCCGGGAGGCACTCGCCCCGTTCATTCAGGACACGGGCGCGCAGCTGCGTGACGCAATCAGGGAAGGGCGGAACGTGCTGTTCGAGGGCGCGCAGGCGACCCTGCTCGACCTGAACTACGGCACGTACCCGTTCGTGACGAGCAGCCACCCCACCGTGGGCGGCATCCTGGTGGGCGCAGGCGTGAACCACAAGGCGATTCACAAGGTGTACGGCGTGGCGAAGGCCTTCAACACGCGCGTCGGGCACGGCCCGTTCGTGACCGAAGTGCATGACGAGGCGGGCATCCTGCGCCTGCGCGGCGACGGCAGCAAACCCTGGGATGAATTCGGAACGACCACCGGCCGGCCCCGGCGCGTGGGCTGGCTGGACCTGGCGCTTCTGAAGTACGCCGTGGACGTGAACGGACTGGACGGGCTGGTCATCAACAAGATGGACATCCTGGCCGGCCTGGACGACCTGCCGGTGTGCGTGGCGTACGACGCGGACGGACAGCCGGTCTGGAAGCGCATGAAAGGCTGGGCGACCACGGACGGCGCCACGAGCCGCGAGACGCTGGCCAGGGAAGCGCAGGCGTACCTGGACCTGATCGAGGAGACCGTGGGGTGCCCCGTGGTGATCTTCTCGGCCGGCCCGGCACGCGAGCAGACGTACGGTCAGGTCAGCTGGACCTGA
- the folE gene encoding GTP cyclohydrolase I FolE: MTIEPVISAADEKQEVPGLSGLTHEWLAAIGEDPDREGLLKTPHRVAKAWGFLTAGYHKSLHEAVGDAVFAAEGSEMVIVKDIEFYSMCEHHMLPFYGRAHIAYIPDGKILGLSKFARIVDLYSRRLQVQERITTQIADAVQELLEPKGVAVHMEGVHLCMAMRGVQKQNSSTTTSAMRGLFKDDPRTRAEFMSAVQGTLRGR, translated from the coding sequence TTGACGATTGAACCGGTGATCAGCGCCGCCGACGAGAAACAGGAAGTGCCCGGTCTGAGCGGCCTGACGCACGAGTGGCTGGCCGCCATCGGGGAGGACCCGGACCGTGAGGGGCTGCTGAAGACCCCGCACCGCGTGGCGAAAGCCTGGGGCTTCCTGACCGCCGGGTACCACAAGTCCCTGCATGAGGCCGTGGGGGACGCCGTGTTCGCCGCGGAAGGCAGTGAGATGGTGATCGTGAAGGACATCGAGTTCTACTCCATGTGCGAGCATCACATGCTGCCGTTCTACGGGCGGGCGCACATTGCGTACATCCCGGACGGGAAGATTCTGGGCTTGAGCAAGTTCGCGCGGATCGTGGACCTGTACTCGCGGCGGCTGCAGGTGCAGGAGCGCATCACGACACAGATCGCGGACGCCGTGCAGGAACTGCTCGAGCCGAAGGGCGTGGCAGTGCACATGGAAGGCGTGCACCTGTGCATGGCGATGCGCGGGGTGCAGAAGCAGAACAGCAGCACCACCACGAGCGCCATGCGCGGCCTGTTCAAGGATGACCCCCGGACCCGCGCAGAGTTCATGAGCGCGGTGCAGGGCACCCTCCGCGGCCGCTGA
- the sufU gene encoding Fe-S cluster assembly sulfur transfer protein SufU yields the protein MLPETVARQIIADHQRRPRHTGPLDGVPGVTVDNPGCGDQVTVWADVQAGRVARVQFSGKGCAISQSSASLMTVALTGKSVEEARALAEQFQAMVMGETEPDPQLGELQALSGVSRLHARRKCALLPWQALEQTLG from the coding sequence GTGCTGCCCGAGACGGTCGCCCGGCAGATCATCGCGGACCACCAGCGCCGCCCGCGTCACACCGGGCCTCTGGACGGCGTGCCCGGCGTGACCGTGGACAACCCGGGCTGCGGGGATCAGGTGACCGTCTGGGCAGACGTGCAGGCCGGCCGCGTGGCACGCGTTCAGTTCAGCGGGAAGGGCTGCGCGATCAGCCAGAGCAGCGCCAGCCTGATGACCGTGGCCCTGACCGGGAAAAGCGTCGAGGAAGCCCGGGCACTGGCCGAACAGTTCCAGGCGATGGTGATGGGCGAAACCGAGCCGGACCCGCAACTCGGCGAGTTGCAGGCACTCTCCGGCGTGAGCCGGCTGCACGCGCGGCGCAAGTGCGCGCTGCTGCCCTGGCAGGCGCTGGAACAGACCCTGGGCTGA